The genomic interval TATCTGCTCACTGAGTCGCACCTCACCTGCCATACCTACCCTGAAACTGGCATCGTGACGTTCAATCTCTATTGCTGTCGTCCGCGACCGGAGTGGCGGTGGGTTGAAGAGCTTACTGCGACATTTGCTGCGCGTCAGGTTACGGCCCGAACCTTCATGCGGGGCGTTACAGATTAGATCGTTGTCGGAGACGCTTCACTTATTCCGGCTTACGGGAAGGCTCCTGATTTGCAGCCCTGTGTTCATTTCATATAGAGTAAGGCAGGAAGCGGTTGTGAGGGAGTATGGTTCAGGCCTCCTGTCCAGGGTGCGGGTCATCAATAACATTCAAACTTGGGTCGTCGGTTGTTCTCGTCTGCGAATTCTGCCGTTCGGTAGTGGCACGTGGAGACCGCAATCCTGAAGACCTAGGGAAAGTTGCGTATCTCGTCGCCACCGATTCTCCTCTGGCGATCGGGTTACGAGGTCGCTATCAAGGTGAAGCCTTTGAATTGACTGGCCGAGTCCAATTCAGCCACGAAGCTGGTGGACTGTGGAACGAATGGTACGCTTCGTTTCCTAACGATCGTTGGGGCTGGTTGGCAGAAGCGCAGGGACGATTCTATCTGACTTTTCAGAAGCACCTCGCAGATCCTGACGCAATTGAATCATTTTCCAACCTCGCACTTGGAGCACTCGTCTTTGCCCTGTCTCCACCCACACCATTGACTGTTACAGAGAAAGGCATTGCTCACACGGTCAGTGCCGAAGGAGAAATCCCCTACCGGTTCATTCCTGGCGTTGAGCATCAGTATGCCGACCTTTCTGGCCCTCACGGTGAGTTTGCGACGCTCGACTATAGTGAACACTTGCCATTGGCATTCGTCGGCCGTGAGGTAGACTTTGGTGAATTGGGGTTTCCCCGGACTGAAACCTCACGTGCAGCGACTCCTGTCGCGGCTCAGCAGCTCTCGTGTCCGAACTGTGGCAGCGCACTCTCTTTACGTGTTCCTGATCAGACTGAACGAGTCACCTGCCCAAGCTGTAGTTCATTGCTCGATATCAACCACGGCAACCTCAAATTCCTGCGCGCCCTCAGTCATACCGTCACCCCAGTCATTCCGTTGGGTGCAGTCGGTCATTTCGACCATCACCCTCCGCTGACGGTGATTGGCTTCTTGCAACGAAGTGTCGAGTTCGATGGAGTTCGCTATTTCTGGGAAGAATACTTGCTCTATGCTCCGCGACTCGGGTTTCGCTGGCTGGTGCGCAGTGACGATCATTGGAATTTTGTCAGGCCGCTTCCCCCCGGCAAGGTAACGAACGAAGCCCAAAAGGCTCGCTATGAAAAGAAAAAGTTCAAACTCTTTCAAGGCGCACCAGCGCGGGTTGAGCACGTACTCGGCGAGTTTTATTGGCGGGTTGAGGTTGGTGAAACCGTCATGACGGCAGACTATGTGGCTCCCCCTTTTACGTTGTCTCGCGAGATCTCCGTGTCCACTCAATCTAGCGCCGGGGAGATCAATTGGTCGCTGGGAGAATATCTCTCACCACAAGTGATAGAGAAAGCCTTCAACCTTCGCGACTTGCCGCGCCCGTGGAAGATCGCACCGAACCAACCGTATCCGCATTGGAAAGTCTATGAACATTGGTTGCAGTTCGCCCTCATGGCCTTGATCTTGGGTTTTCTCTTGCTTTTTCTTGGGGCCCAGCGGCTCGTCGTGCGACAGACCTATGAGCTTGATCCTCTCAAGGTGAGTGAAACTACGGCGATTCGATTCAGTGAGCCGTTCACTCTCCAGCCGCGACAAAACGTGGAGATTACCGTAACCACATCATTAGAGAACTCCTGGCTTGATCTCGCCGGAGATCTCATCAATCAACAAACCGATGAAGCCCAAGGCTTCTCCCTTGCCCTTGAGTATTATCGCGGAATCGAAGATGGGGAGGCGTGGACCGAAGGAAGCCGGTCGTCAACCGTGTATCTCACTGCACCAGAGGCAGGAACGTATATCCTGGGGTTTGAGGCGCAATGGAACAAAAGCGAGTCTCAGCCGGTGACTTTTACCATAACCATCAAGCAGGGTGTTCCACGTCCGAAGCACCTCATCCTCACCATCCTTGCACTTTCCCTGGTTCCACTCTTTGTCGCCTTGAGACACTATTATTTTGAAGTACAGCGCTGGAGTGACAGCATGTATAATCCGTATGATTCCGCAGGCTAAGGAAGAGAGAGGGAAGTGGGGTGTTGAGAAAATTTTATCTTGTCACCGGGGGAATGGTCCTCCTATATTATGGCTGGGTTGGATTTACCGGCCAAGAATTTGGTAACCCTGAAAAGCAGCTAATCCCAGCAAGCGCACGACACTCGCCAGGAGGGTACCGGTCGTTCCATACCTGGCACTCTGGCTATCGAGGAGGCAAGTGATGATGGAAGAGCAGTTCGATCATTTCATGACCCAGGTCATGAGTTCATTGATTTTTGCACTTATCGGCGTGATCGTCTTTGCTGTCGCGTTTTGGCTGATCGTGAGGATCTCGCCATTTTCAGTCCGCAAAGAGATTGAAGAAGATCAGAATGTGGCTCTCAGTATCGTCATCGCGTCGGTCATTATCGGCGTGGCATTGATCGTTTCAGCAGCGATTCATGGGTAAGGCACCTTCGCACGCTGCGCCCAACTATCCTTTTCATCAACGTCTTCATCATTGCCACCTGCGGGTTAGTGTATGAACTGCTCGCTGGCACCTTGGCCAGTTACGTTCTCGGCGACAGTGTCACGCAGTTTTCGCTGATCATCGGCATCTATCTCTTTGCTTTGGGTGTAGGTGCCTGGTTGTCACAGTTTATCGAGACTGGCCTTGCGCGCCGCTTTATTGAAATCGAACTCGGGGTTGCCCTCTTGGGAGGGTTATCCGCACCTTTACTATTCTTGAGCTTCGCCCGGCTCAGCTCTTTTCACCTTGTGTTATATGGATCGGTGTTCGTCATCGGGGTGCTTGTCGGGCTAGAACTTCCGCTGCTCATGCGTATTTTGAAAGACGTGCTCGACTTCAAAGATTTGGTCTCCCGCGTCTTGACCTTTGATTACATCGGCGCGTTGGTTGCCTCGCTGCTCTTTCCACTGTTTTGTGTTCCTCGGCTCGGTCTGGTGCGTACCTCCTTACTCTTTGGGCTGTTCAATGCGGCAGTCGGATTGTGGGCAACCTGGTACATGGAACCACTTCTCAAGGGCAGCTTGACCGGACTGCGTCTGCGAGCGGTTCTCGTAATAACAATTCTCACCGTCGGGATGATCAAAGCAAACACATTGACAACATTGGCGGAAAGCGATCTCTTCGCCAATGAAGTCCTTTATGCACGTACCACTTCGTATCAACGCATCGTCCTCACCGGTGACAAGACCGGTTTTCAACTGTTCCTCAATGGTCACTTACAGTTCAATTCCCTCGATGAGTATCGCTATCATGAAGCACTCGTTCATCCAGCGATGGCGCTTGTACGTTCCCCGCGCCGAGCCTTGATTCTTGGCGGCGGAGACGGTTTAGCACTCCGTGAGATTCTCCATTATCCCTCGGTCGAGTCGGTAACGCTGGTCGATCTTGATCCAGGTATGACGACCCTCTCTCAGCATTTCCCACCTCTTGCCAAGCTTAATCATCAGTCTTTTTCTGATCCCCGCGTCCGAGTTGTGAATCAGGATGCGATGCTATGGCTGGAAGACACGCAAGGCTTGTATGATGTCGCCATTGTCGACTTTCCTGACCCTGGTACTTTTGCGCTTGGTAAGCTCTATACCACACGGTTCTACAAACTCTTGAAACAACGACTCGCCCCTGACGCCGCAGTGGGTATTCAATCGACCTCACCGCTCGTCGCGCGTACGGCATTCTGGTGTATCATTCGCACGATGGAAGCTACGAGGTTTTTTGTCCGTCCCTACCATGTCGCAGTCCCTTCATTCGGGGTCTGGGGATTTGCGCTCGCCCAAACGGCTCCGTTCGAGCCACCAACCACTGCGCCCCCTGCCCTTCGCTTCCTGGACAACCAAACGATGGCGGCACTCTTTGTCCTGTCAGCCGACCTGGGTCCCGTCCCAGTAGAAATCAATCGCTTGGATAATCAAGTGCTCGTACGCTATTACGATGCGGAGTGGCGAAAATATGAATGAGAGGAATAACGCGTAATCCGTAAAACGTAACCGTTCCCTCTGTTCGTTGACGTTTGACACATTTACGTTTTGCTTCTTATGTTCACTTTCACTCGTCGTGATGTTCTCGCTGCCTTCGTTGGACTACCGGCTGCGCTCGCTGCATGTCGATCACAGCCGCCACCACTTGCATTGGAAGGACGTATCATTGGGATGTCAGACGTGATCGGCCATCGTATTCGCGATGGCCTCAACCTCGCAGTCCCACCTGAGCGTTGGCACAATGTCGCCGTAGTTATTATCGGCGGAGGAGTCGCAGGACTCTCTGCGGCGTGGCAACTCCAGCGTGCTGGGGTTACGGATTTCATCGTGCTTGAACTTGAACCACAACCAGGTGGGACTTCACGCAGCGAAACCTCTCCCCTCGTCCCGTACCCGTGGGGAGCGCACTACCTGCCGGTGCCACTGAAAGAAAACACGCAACTCGTGGCACTTCTTGATGAGATAGGGTTGCTTGAAGGCCGCACTCAAGATGGAGACCCCGTCGTCGCCGAACAGTATTTGTACCGCGATCCCCAGGAACGTTTGTTCTATCGAGGTCGCTGGTACGAAGGGCTTTACTTACACGCAGGCGCTAGCGCAGAGGATCTTGCCCAGTTCGAGGCATTCACCACTGAAATCGATCGCTGGGTCGCCTGGCGGGATTCCCGTGGACGTCGCGCGTTCACCATCCCTGCAGCAACCTGTTCAGATGACGCCGAAGTCACCGCACTCGATCAAATCACTATGAGTGAATGGTTGAACCAGCATGGATGGCGATCCCCGCGCTTACGGTGGTTGGTCGATTACGGGTGCCGTGACGACTTCGGCCTGACGGTCGAGCAAACCAGTGCGTGGGCAGGAATCTTCTATTTCGCGGCTCGTGTCAAAAGTCCGGGTGACGACGCACAACCACTCATGACGTGGCCGGAAGGAAACGGACGTCTTGTGACATATTTGTCCAGCGCCCTGCGTTCCCAGGTACGACTGGGTCTTGCCGTGGCAGATATCAATCCAGTCGCGACGAACGGAAGGGAACATCTTGAAGTCAGAGCCTTTGATACACACACTCAGGCCCCGATCGGATTTCATGCAGATCGAGTAATCCTCACGACGCCGCAGATGCTCTCACGTTATCTGATTCGGCCGTACCGCGATGATCCCCCAGCTCACCTACGAGAATTTTCGTACGGCTCATGTATGGTAGCAAATGTACTTCTGACCCAACGCCCGGAAAGCCGAGGATTCCCGCTCGCATGGGACAATGTGCTTTACGACAGCCCCTCACTTGGGTATGTCGTAGCTACGCATCAACGTGGATTAGATCATGGGCCGACGGTGCTGACCTATTACTATCCATTCTGTGACACTGACCCGCAGCTGGCACGGGCAAAGTTCCTGGCTGTGGATTGGAGGACGTGCGCGGATATCGTCTTCACCGATCTACGTCGCCCGCACCCCTCACTGCATAAAGTTGCCCAACGCTTGGACGTGATGCGTTGGGGACACGCGATGATTCACCCACATCCAGATTTTGTTTGGAGTGAGGCGCGCCGCAGAGCTTCAGTCCCATTTCGCGGCATTCATTTTGCCAACACCGACCTCAGCGGAGTTGCGCTGTTTGAAGAGGCTTTCTATCACGGAGTGAGAGCAGCGGAAGAAGTGCTCAAAGAGAATGGAAAGTGAAGAGCAGAGCGTTCAGAGTAAAGAGGTAAGCATGGATCATCTGTCACCCCTTGAACCCGGTGCCGATCAGGCACAGATGTAGCGATAGAAACGCCTCCCCGGAAGTTGACTTCACTGCTTATTACAGTTAGAAGCGAGCCAAAAAGCAGGAGGCTTGGTTTATCATGCTGCAGCGAGAAGATGCACTGACCAGACGAATTCAACTTCTCTGTGCGCTTTGTGGTCCAACGATGATCGTCGTCGCTTTCATCGGCTGGTTCCTCTCCGGTGTCCTTCCACTGCCGCTCGGTGCGCACAACATGCCGGAGGAGGTCGTCGCCTTTTACCGCGATCACTCTATGGCTGTGCGTGCTGGCCTCGTCATCGCCGGCCTCGGCCTCGGTGGTATTTTTCCGCTTGTGGCCGTGATCGCCGTACAGATGATGCGGATGGAGGGCCGCTATCCGATCCTCACCTTCCTCCAGCTTGTGACCGGCGCTGCAACTGGCGTGATGCTCCTCATCCCTATGCTGCTGATGACGCTCGCTGGCTTCCGTCCTGATCGTACACCAGAACTCACTGTTACGTTGAACGACGCAGCGTGGCTCCTTTTCATTACACCGATCATGCCCTTCATCATCCAGAACGTCGCGATAGGAGTGGCCGTGCTCAACGATCGCAACGGGATCTTCCCTCGCTGGTGCGGCTACCTGAACCTCCTTGTCGGCTTCTCCTTCCTGCCCGACGTGCTTCCCTTCTTCTTCTTCTCGGGTCCATTCGCCTGGGATGGAATTTTCGTCTTCTGGCTCGCGCTCTCGACCTACACGATCTGGGCCATCACGATGGGCATCCTCTCGCGGCGCGCGATCCTTGCCGATCCGAACCTCGTTACCGTGCCGCTCGCAGGCTCGTCGACAACGAAGAGGGCGGCAGCGTGACCCACGGGCGCGCGCCGGAGCGTGTTCCCTCGCATCCCGACTTTCTCTGGATCTCCGACGAGCCAGGAAGGCCCGTCACAACAAGAGACAACGGAGAGCCACTACGCCCGGCGCTGGCGGGCGTGATTCCCGGCGAAGTCGGACTCTGGGTGTTCGTTCTCGCAGACATGTCGCTCTTTGCACTCTTCTTCCTCGTCTTCATGTGGGAAGGGAGGAAAGCGCCAGAGCTTTACGCGGCCGGAACGAAGGCGCTCGTCCAGCCGTACGGCTTTGCGAACACGCTCGTGCTTCTCTTGAGTTCTTGGCTGGTCGTCCTCGCCCTCGATGCTCACCGGCGCGAGAAACACGCGCTCGTGGTGCGCGAACTCGTCGGTGCCCTCGTCTGTGCGGCCGTGTTCGTCACGGTGAAAGCGTTCGAGTACTCGCACGAGGTCCACAGCGGATACGTGCCTTCAACCGACATTTTCTTCACCTGCTACTTCGTGCTCACTGGCATTCATCTCGCGCACGTCGTCATCGGCAGTGGACTCCTTATCGGCTGGATCACGAAGGCACGTGCCCGCCGCTCTTGGGAACCCTCTCGCCGCTATGTCGAGGGGACCGCCGTCTATTGGCACATGGTCGACCTGCTCTGGGTCGTAATCTTTACACTTGTCTACTTGGTGCACGTCCCATGAGCACACCGGTCGAATCGCATGGAGGAATGATTCCTCGCCGCGCGACGATCGTCTGGCTCGGGCTCGTCGTCGCGACCGTAGTCACATTCTGGCTCGGCAGTCGTCATCCATTTGCTGAGATGAGCGCCAGTCTTGCCGCTTCGATTGCAATCACAATTGGTATCAGCAAGGCCGTCTTCATCGGGTTAGAGTTCATGGCACTCCGCCACGCACCCCCTGGGCTCCGCTACGCGTTTCTTGCCTGGTGCGCTGCCGTGGGCGTTGGGTCACTGCTACTCCATGTGTTGTGAGTGCGGGGATGAGAACGTCGCATTGGAGAGACTGTCCCTGCGACCTGCGGTGAGCACAACGCTTCTGTGGTGCTGTGACTGATCGATCATGACAAGGGAATAGGGAGGTGTCCCTCGGTGAGTGCCGAAGTGGACGAATCTTCTATGGTTTCTTGTGGCACCGCAAGGACCTTTTGACAATGGACTCCCCCCTGTCTAGACGTTACCATTACCTCTTGAGTCAACGTTCAGCATCACGTACAAAAAGAGCGACCGAACGATCCGAGGAGGATACCGAGAGAATGAAGACTGTCACTATGTACACGACCACCTATTGAGGGTTCTGTGTATCAGCAAAGGCTTTGCTGAAAAGTAAGAATATTCCATTTGAAGAAATTGATGTCACCAACGATCCAGCGTTACGCCAAGACATTATGAAACGCTCTGGACAGCGAACGGTACCGCAGATTTTCATTGGCGATGAGTCAATCGGTGGCTTCACCGAACTCAAAGCATTGTCTGACAAAGGCGGATTAGCAGCAAAACTGGCGGACTGAAGAATACAACGAAGTAAGCATAGAGGAGATAGAAGGCAGAATGGGGGAACATTTCTCTTTAAGCAAATCTTTATGATTCCTGTCTTCTATCTCTTACGTTCTATTTCTTGTTTTACATTTTCCATTTCTCGCCGCGTTCCCTACCAAATATCTCACTAAGAGTTGTCTCTCCTGACCATATGTGATAAATAAAGCCTGCCCAAATGGTGGAGGTACAGTTAGTGTACCTATCAAGCGGAAGAGGAGGGGCAGTAATGGGGATTCCTGGGCATACTCTCGTGCTCGCAGTTTCTCGCAAGCTGCTGATTTCTATGAGCCTTAGCAGTACGCCTACGGCTCATAGCCAGCGTGATCCTCGTCGACATAGTTCGTCGGCGGCGTAATCCAGCCAGAGGAAAGCATTTCTGGAGAGGCTATGGATCACGCGCTCAATCCAACATTGCAGCGATTGCTTGCCTTGTGCCGCTTCGATCGCCGCTGGGTTCGCGGTGAAGGGGTATGGCTCTTCGATGCGCAAGGGCGTCGCTTCCTTGATTGCTATGCGCAGTATGGTGCGGTCGCGCTTGGCCATAATGCACCGTGTGTTACTGCGGCAGTCCGTGCAGCACTCGATAATGCTGAACCTGCAATGGTCCAGCCATACCGTGCGCTATATGCATAAGCTTTGGCAACAGAATTAGTCAAACTGGCTCCAGGAAATCTTTCTCACTGCGTGTTTACAACGTCGGGTGCAGAAGCCGTAGAAGCAGCCATTAAACTTGTCCGTTCCCGTAGCGGTCGTCCGCTCATTCTCTCCGCGCAGGGCTCCTTCCACGGTAAAACCCTCGGTGCACTCGCGGTGACCGGGCAACCGCAATATGCTGACGGCTTCGGTCCGTTGCCATCTGGGGTTGAACATATTCCGTTTGGTGACGCTGAGGTCCTGGCACTACGACTGGAACAGGACGGGCAACACATCGCCGCAGTGTTTCTCGAACCGATCCAAGGGGAACGTGGCGTTTATTTCCCTCCGCCAGGTTATCTCGCGCAGGTACGGGAACTATGTACACACTATGAAGTCGCGCTTGTCCTTGATGAGATTCAAACTGGTCTGGGACGTACAGGAAAGCTGTTTGCTTACGAACACTCAGGAATCACGCCGGATGTGTTGCTTGTAGCCAAAGCACTCGGTGGCGGTCTGTTTCCGCTTGGTGCCTGTCTCTCCACTGCCGCATGGTGGGATGAACGGTTTGCGTTGCGTCATTCTTCAACCTTTGCCAACAACAACGTAGCCAGTCGCGTCGGTCTGGCGATTCTTGAAAAAGTTGCTACTGGACCCCTGTGCCGGGAGGTTGCCCGTAAAGGCGATCGACTTTTGTCACGGTTGGTCCACCTTGCCGCTCGTTACCCGCGTGTGATCGCGGCTGTACGTGGACAGGGACTGTTGTGCGCGCTGGAGCTTCGTCCTCCAGGGAACACGCATGGCGCATTTCTTTCGTTTATCGAACATCACGGCCTGTATGCGTATGCTGTGGCCGCCACGATTGCCGAAAACACGTCGGTGTTGGTATTACCGACGCTTGGCGAAACGAGTGTGCTGCGCATTGCCCCGCCACTTGTCATTAGCAACGCAGAACTCGCGTATGCTCTCGACGGGCTCGAAACTGTATGTGCGCAACTCGACCACGATGCGACTGGAACGATCGTCCGGGCCCTTGGCGCACTCGATGCCTGTATGCCCACGTCCGAGACTCAGGTCCCCGTAGTATCAGCGCCAGTAGCTCTACCACCGCGACGGTCACAGATCACCGGTATCAACTACGCCTTCCTTGTTCACTATACGTCGCTTGATGATGTACTCGCTACTGACCCGGCTTTGCAACAATTCGATCTCACCCAAGTCCGCCGCTTCTGCGCATACACTGCGAATTTTCCGCCTGGGGTCATCTTACGTGCACCAACCATTCACTCACACACGGGAGCAGTTGCTGAAGGGGTGATCATCGCTCTTCCTCTGCTCCCTGAAGATATGGCCCGCTACGGTCGGCGCCACGTCAGTAACGCCATTCGTCAGGCGGTCGATCTCGCCGCAAGCCTGGGAGCCACAATTGTGGGGCTTGGCGGGTACACTACACCGTATAGTCAACGCGGTTTGTCGGTCATCGGTCATGGCCCGGCAATTACTACAGGGAATGCCCTCACCGCCGGTATGGCGTTCGCAGCAACGCAGCGACTCGCAGCCCAGTACGCACTCTCCTTGGATGATACACAGGTAGCAGTGGTCGGCGCCCGCGGTTCTGTGGGCACCTTACTTACCCGGCTCCTCGCACGTGAACGTCCGTGGCGCATGGTCTTGGTTGGGAATCCCACGACTGGCAGCACTCATCTGCACCGCTTACGCGAAGAACTGGCCTGGGGACCGGGCACGATTGAGGTCACGACCAACCTCAAACGCCTCACCAATTGCGATATTGTCATCTCTGCCAGTGGCTCGCTTCATCCCATCCTTGACGACGCTCCAATTACACCAGGAACAATCATTTGTGATGTCGCACGCCCGTATGATACCTCCCCACGGCTACGTGCACGGACTGATATCGCTGTTATTGATGGAGGGTTAGTCGCCCTTCCTGATCCTCACTGTCGGTTTGGTGTCGGGAATCTGCAAGGTCTTCCGGATGGTGTTCAACTTGCCTGCTTGTCGGAAACGATTCTTCTCGCCTTAGAAAGAGACACTCGCAATCATAGCATCGGCAATGATGTCTCACTCAGTGAAGTTGACTACCTGATGGCCTTGGCCGAGCGACATGGATTTTCCTTAGCGCCGTTGTCTATCACTCGGAATCCCGTTCTCCATCAAAGCGAAGAAGTACAACTCTATAGTGAGATCCTATGAATCATCTCCTTTCGGCTGCGACCCACTTTATTGACGTGTACCATGCAAACCAGCGGTTAGTTGCCCAGCAGCGCGGCTGGACACTCGCGATTGGTCTTGTCGCCGTCGATAGCGGCGCAACAGTCGTGGTGCAGGTGAAGGATGGCCACGTCATCCAACTGTGCGAAGAGAACCTTGTTGCGGACATGGCGATTACCGCCGAGCAGAATACGTTGTGTGACATTCTAGAACTACGTCGGAGCCCAAATGAGCCGTACATGTTTGGTGAACTGACCGTGCGTGGCGCTGAAGCTGATTTTCTACGGCTTGACTACATTGCTACAACCTTATGTCCACTTTAACACCCACTCGGATCAGACCGACGACCAGTACGATGGTTGCGACCAGTTGTGGCACTGCCATTGCCTCTGTGTGTACCATCGGTCTGTTTCAAATTGAACAATTGCTTGGTGGTGTATGGTCGGTAGCCGCAATCTCTGTCGCAGGATTGGGCTGTTCCATTTTGGCTCGTGTCTTTGCACGGTTGGCCGAGGTAGTCCCGAGTGGCGCTGGCCTCTTGGCTTATTTCTCTCGTGGGTACAGCCGCCCAGTGGCAATAACCCTCACGACTCCATACTTTCTTCTTACCCTATTTCTCGCGGGTGCCGAGGCCACGATTGTCGGTTTTCTTGGCACCTCTCTCGTACCACTGTCACCCTGGTTGATTGCCTTTCTTTTCTTGCTCCTTACGTGGGTCTGCTGCCGGGCGGGGTTACGCATTAGCTATCGCGTGCAGGCGATCGCAACCTGGACACTGGTCGGAGCACTGGCAACTTTTGCACTCATAGCGCTGTTCGATACTGCCGCGCACGGACAACTCACATTGCGATTGTCCTCACCAACTCCTTCAATTGCTCACTTTATTGCAGCCGTCGGGCAGGCGTTGTTCCTTTTCATGGGATTTGAGTTGATCACCGGACAAGTCGAAAGCGGTAACTCCGCGCAAGCAGTCGGCTGTGCATTACGATGGAGCGTTGCTGTTCTCACTGGGGTCTATGTGTTGCTGGCGCTTGGGTTCGCCTGCCTCGCGCCATCTACACTCACAATCGACCGGTGGTTCCTGCCCCAATTGGCTATTGCCCAACAGGTTGGCGGATCGGTGGCGACGCTGACGATTATTCTTTTATCTTTTCTCGCCTCGTTTACTTCTCTGAACGGGGCACTCCTGGCGCTCTCACGCTTCACCTGCGCACTGGCCTCTCAAGGAGTGCTTCCCCGCCACTTTGCCCAGATTGAACCACGGACTCTGGTCCCGGTTCATGCGCTTACGGTCTTGTTAGTTATCGTACTGTTTGCCACCGCCCTGGTCCTTTTCGGGCAGGCCTTGCGGCCAGCGATACTTGCAGCAGCGGTCTCTGCTGCGCTCGTCTATGCGAGTGCCGTGTGGGTCTATGATCGCCCACCTTTTGCCATCCCCCAACGCTCAACGACAAGACAGTTCTTCTATCGAGCTCTTGCGAGTGGTTTTGTCATTCTTGGCGTTGGTGTGCTCGTTGATGCTAGATCAACGTTACTGCAGACGCTCATGCTCTTAGCCTTCGTATTCATGGCCGCGGCAATCGCCGCCTACCGGACGGTTTACAAAATCGCTCGGCGTCAGCCGCTTGTTCCTCAGCCGCAAGGTGTCAGCATGTCAGCTATGGTTGACGCCCTACGAACGTCGAGTTCATCACCACGAGTTCTCAATGACGATAGGAGTTCTCAATGACGATTGATTATTCGATCAGTCGTTGGGTCGACGCCGTCGCGACCCGACAGTGGCCTCGGGAACAAGCGAGTTTTCTCGCGTGCGGTGAAGCGGTCCCTGAGGTGATTCTTAGCTCCCGACCGTTGGCTGAGGTTCATCGTCTCGACCTCGCCTTGTTCGTCGTGTTTGAAGAAGCCGCGTTGCGTGTGTCAGGGGCACTGACTCGCCTGGCCCCAACAGTGGAGGCAATGAGCTTTTCCGCCCAGCAAACCCTAGATGAAGCTCGACACCACGAGCTTTTTCGTCGTCGCCTCGAATTGACCAGCCAAGCTTTAGGTTTGGACGGTGCCACTGCGACAGACGCGATCCTCATTCCACCACTCAGGCAGTTCATTGACCGTTGTTACGAAGTGGCTGACAGTGGCCTCTTTGTCGAAGCCCTGACCTTAATGAATCTCATTCTCGAAGGCATGGCCTATCCACTCTATTCGTATGAAGAGCGCTACTGGCAACCGCTTGATCCTTTTCTCGCCCAGCTCATTCGTAGCGCTTTCATCGACGAAACCCGCCACGTCGCCTTCGGCACCGCTATAGTGCAGAGACTGTTACACGATGTGCCTGAACATCGAAATCGCGTCATCACTTTGTGTCGGGAAGCACGGATGGTGATGAATGAAATATTCCGCTACTACATACGGAAATTTGTTGGCTTGTTCGATGCCGTGGCACGCCGTCACGGTGAACACTTTGCCGATATCGAGATCGCTCCTGGACAATTGATCGTCGACACTCCGTATCAAGAACAGGTTTCCATCATTCACTCACATATTGACACAGAGCATACGCGCCTACTCGGGCGTGCAGGATTGGCATAATATGGACAACTCACATCGTTTTCATACTGACGAAACTTGGTTGTGGGTCCGCGCTGAGCATCTTGTGCTCAGCATTATTCTCTCCATCCTGACCCTCCAACATCGAGCAGACGTGGCTTGGGATCGATTTGTCGTTGCGTTCGTACT from Deltaproteobacteria bacterium carries:
- a CDS encoding S-adenosylmethionine decarboxylase gives rise to the protein MTVGQEWLVDAIGCAPERLCDLNTLQQVCERIITELDLHVIGESVWHQFPSPGGITGIYLLTESHLTCHTYPETGIVTFNLYCCRPRPEWRWVEELTATFAARQVTARTFMRGVTD
- a CDS encoding DUF350 domain-containing protein, with translation MTQVMSSLIFALIGVIVFAVAFWLIVRISPFSVRKEIEEDQNVALSIVIASVIIGVALIVSAAIHG
- a CDS encoding FAD-dependent oxidoreductase, yielding MSDVIGHRIRDGLNLAVPPERWHNVAVVIIGGGVAGLSAAWQLQRAGVTDFIVLELEPQPGGTSRSETSPLVPYPWGAHYLPVPLKENTQLVALLDEIGLLEGRTQDGDPVVAEQYLYRDPQERLFYRGRWYEGLYLHAGASAEDLAQFEAFTTEIDRWVAWRDSRGRRAFTIPAATCSDDAEVTALDQITMSEWLNQHGWRSPRLRWLVDYGCRDDFGLTVEQTSAWAGIFYFAARVKSPGDDAQPLMTWPEGNGRLVTYLSSALRSQVRLGLAVADINPVATNGREHLEVRAFDTHTQAPIGFHADRVILTTPQMLSRYLIRPYRDDPPAHLREFSYGSCMVANVLLTQRPESRGFPLAWDNVLYDSPSLGYVVATHQRGLDHGPTVLTYYYPFCDTDPQLARAKFLAVDWRTCADIVFTDLRRPHPSLHKVAQRLDVMRWGHAMIHPHPDFVWSEARRRASVPFRGIHFANTDLSGVALFEEAFYHGVRAAEEVLKENGK
- a CDS encoding DUF4178 domain-containing protein; protein product: MVQASCPGCGSSITFKLGSSVVLVCEFCRSVVARGDRNPEDLGKVAYLVATDSPLAIGLRGRYQGEAFELTGRVQFSHEAGGLWNEWYASFPNDRWGWLAEAQGRFYLTFQKHLADPDAIESFSNLALGALVFALSPPTPLTVTEKGIAHTVSAEGEIPYRFIPGVEHQYADLSGPHGEFATLDYSEHLPLAFVGREVDFGELGFPRTETSRAATPVAAQQLSCPNCGSALSLRVPDQTERVTCPSCSSLLDINHGNLKFLRALSHTVTPVIPLGAVGHFDHHPPLTVIGFLQRSVEFDGVRYFWEEYLLYAPRLGFRWLVRSDDHWNFVRPLPPGKVTNEAQKARYEKKKFKLFQGAPARVEHVLGEFYWRVEVGETVMTADYVAPPFTLSREISVSTQSSAGEINWSLGEYLSPQVIEKAFNLRDLPRPWKIAPNQPYPHWKVYEHWLQFALMALILGFLLLFLGAQRLVVRQTYELDPLKVSETTAIRFSEPFTLQPRQNVEITVTTSLENSWLDLAGDLINQQTDEAQGFSLALEYYRGIEDGEAWTEGSRSSTVYLTAPEAGTYILGFEAQWNKSESQPVTFTITIKQGVPRPKHLILTILALSLVPLFVALRHYYFEVQRWSDSMYNPYDSAG
- a CDS encoding polyamine aminopropyltransferase, yielding MRPTILFINVFIIATCGLVYELLAGTLASYVLGDSVTQFSLIIGIYLFALGVGAWLSQFIETGLARRFIEIELGVALLGGLSAPLLFLSFARLSSFHLVLYGSVFVIGVLVGLELPLLMRILKDVLDFKDLVSRVLTFDYIGALVASLLFPLFCVPRLGLVRTSLLFGLFNAAVGLWATWYMEPLLKGSLTGLRLRAVLVITILTVGMIKANTLTTLAESDLFANEVLYARTTSYQRIVLTGDKTGFQLFLNGHLQFNSLDEYRYHEALVHPAMALVRSPRRALILGGGDGLALREILHYPSVESVTLVDLDPGMTTLSQHFPPLAKLNHQSFSDPRVRVVNQDAMLWLEDTQGLYDVAIVDFPDPGTFALGKLYTTRFYKLLKQRLAPDAAVGIQSTSPLVARTAFWCIIRTMEATRFFVRPYHVAVPSFGVWGFALAQTAPFEPPTTAPPALRFLDNQTMAALFVLSADLGPVPVEINRLDNQVLVRYYDAEWRKYE